One part of the Methylobacterium mesophilicum SR1.6/6 genome encodes these proteins:
- a CDS encoding two-component system sensor histidine kinase NtrB, translated as MAQSGTGHGSDARVPLADEARALLDALPTPSVVLDAEGRVRHANPAAARLAGYAVPELVEHGLELIRTAHAPAIDPVQAEDQEFLATRSDGTSFWARVTTAPLPETDLRIGQILDVTALHEAEGGLALSRQREALGLLTNSVAHEFNNFLQILIGYIDGLKRRLGDRQEPFIQRAISRSADATERAAILTRQLLAYSRRIAPDVRAVDLDAIVADLATRLAPDLPPGIRLSVATTPGLPPAISNPTQIEFALRHLVANACEAMPSGGTLTLSTFRVEPGDRMMHQPGEGIVGIVVGDTGQGMSPEMLARALAPFQTSREAGRGAGLAIVHGLMKRQNGTITLDSRAGEGTQVRLSFPAAAAGRPQH; from the coding sequence ATGGCGCAGTCCGGGACGGGTCACGGTTCGGACGCTCGCGTGCCGCTCGCGGACGAGGCCCGCGCGCTCCTCGATGCCCTGCCGACGCCGAGTGTCGTGCTCGACGCGGAAGGCCGCGTCCGCCACGCCAATCCGGCCGCCGCTCGCCTCGCCGGCTACGCCGTGCCTGAGCTCGTGGAGCACGGCCTGGAGCTCATCCGGACGGCCCACGCACCGGCGATCGATCCTGTCCAGGCTGAGGATCAGGAATTTCTCGCCACTCGTTCGGACGGGACCAGCTTCTGGGCGCGCGTGACCACCGCGCCGCTGCCGGAGACCGATCTGCGCATCGGCCAGATCCTTGACGTCACGGCACTGCACGAGGCGGAGGGAGGCCTCGCGCTCTCCCGCCAGCGCGAGGCACTCGGGCTGCTGACCAACAGCGTCGCCCACGAGTTCAACAATTTCCTCCAGATCCTGATCGGCTACATCGACGGCCTGAAGCGCCGGCTCGGCGACCGCCAGGAGCCGTTCATCCAGCGGGCGATCTCGCGATCGGCGGATGCCACGGAGCGGGCCGCCATCCTGACGCGCCAGCTGCTCGCTTATTCCCGGCGCATTGCCCCGGATGTGCGCGCGGTCGATCTCGACGCCATCGTGGCGGATCTGGCCACGCGGCTCGCGCCCGACCTGCCGCCCGGCATTCGCCTCAGCGTGGCGACGACGCCCGGTCTTCCGCCGGCCATCAGCAACCCGACGCAGATCGAGTTCGCCCTGCGGCACTTGGTCGCCAATGCCTGCGAGGCGATGCCGTCCGGGGGAACCCTCACGCTCTCGACGTTCCGGGTGGAGCCGGGCGACCGCATGATGCACCAGCCCGGCGAGGGCATCGTCGGCATCGTGGTCGGCGATACCGGACAGGGCATGTCGCCCGAGATGCTCGCCCGGGCACTCGCACCCTTCCAGACCAGCCGCGAGGCGGGACGCGGTGCCGGCCTCGCGATCGTTCATGGGTTGATGAAGCGCCAGAACGGGACGATCACCCTCGACAGCCGCGCCGGGGAAGGCACGCAGGTCCGGTTGTCGTTTCCCGCGGCGGCAGCGGGGCGGCCACAGCACTGA
- the rsmA gene encoding 16S rRNA (adenine(1518)-N(6)/adenine(1519)-N(6))-dimethyltransferase RsmA produces the protein MSAGDGLPPLRDVVARHGLEPKKALGQNFLYDLNLTGRIARAAGPLAGVTVVEVGPGPGGLTRALLAEGAARVVAIERDPRALPALAEIAAHYPGRLDVIDADALAFDPQPLIGAGPARIVANLPYNVGTALLTGWLDGEAWPPWWDQAVLMFQREVAERIVAGPENRADYGRLGVLCGWRSEAEILFDVSPSAFVPPPKVTSSVVRIVPRVKPLPCRAGALEAVTRAAFGQRRKMMRQSLKSLTAQPGTLLAAAGIAETARAEEVSVTGFVDLANLWDRMRKGG, from the coding sequence GTGAGCGCCGGGGACGGGCTGCCGCCGCTGCGCGACGTCGTCGCCCGGCACGGGCTGGAGCCGAAGAAGGCGCTCGGCCAGAATTTCCTCTACGACCTCAACCTCACCGGGCGGATCGCCCGCGCGGCGGGACCGCTCGCGGGCGTCACCGTCGTGGAGGTGGGGCCCGGTCCCGGCGGGCTGACGCGGGCGCTCCTCGCCGAGGGCGCGGCCCGCGTCGTGGCCATCGAGCGCGATCCCCGCGCGCTGCCGGCGCTCGCGGAGATCGCGGCGCATTACCCGGGACGGCTCGACGTGATCGATGCCGACGCGCTGGCTTTCGACCCGCAGCCTCTGATCGGTGCGGGACCGGCCCGGATCGTCGCCAATCTTCCGTACAATGTCGGTACGGCCCTGCTCACCGGCTGGCTCGACGGCGAGGCCTGGCCGCCCTGGTGGGATCAGGCCGTGCTGATGTTCCAGCGCGAGGTCGCCGAGCGCATCGTCGCCGGGCCGGAGAACAGGGCGGATTACGGACGTCTGGGCGTGCTCTGCGGCTGGCGTTCGGAAGCCGAGATCCTGTTCGATGTCAGCCCCTCGGCCTTCGTGCCGCCGCCCAAGGTGACCTCCAGCGTCGTCCGGATCGTGCCGCGGGTGAAGCCCCTGCCCTGCCGGGCCGGGGCCCTCGAAGCCGTGACCCGGGCGGCGTTCGGCCAGCGCCGCAAGATGATGCGCCAGAGCCTGAAATCCCTGACGGCCCAGCCCGGCACGCTGCTGGCCGCCGCCGGCATCGCCGAGACGGCGCGCGCGGAAGAGGTGTCCGTGACGGGCTTCGTAGACCTCGCCAATCTGTGGGACCGGATGCGGAAGGGCGGCTGA
- a CDS encoding S24 family peptidase, translating into MLSHEQIWNAIDRLAERHGYSASGLARRAGLDATSFNRSKRVGADGRKRWPSTESVSKVLAATGSSLDEFLRLIEAREIPARTMVPLIGLTQAGAGRLFNDEGMPTGGAGWEEIEFPDLGEERAFALEIQGDSMLPLFRDGDVLIVSPTASVRKGDRVVVRLHGGEVLAKELKRRTARTVELASLNPEHEDRTLNLGEVAWMARVMWVRQ; encoded by the coding sequence ATGCTGTCGCACGAGCAGATCTGGAACGCCATCGACCGGCTCGCCGAACGCCACGGCTACTCGGCTTCGGGACTGGCACGCCGCGCCGGTCTCGATGCCACGAGCTTCAACCGCTCGAAGCGCGTGGGCGCGGACGGGCGCAAGCGGTGGCCCTCGACGGAATCGGTGTCGAAAGTCTTGGCCGCGACCGGATCCAGCCTCGACGAGTTCCTGCGGCTGATCGAGGCGCGGGAGATTCCCGCCCGGACCATGGTGCCGCTGATCGGTCTCACGCAGGCGGGTGCCGGCCGGCTGTTCAACGACGAGGGCATGCCGACAGGCGGCGCCGGCTGGGAAGAGATCGAGTTTCCCGACCTCGGCGAGGAACGGGCGTTCGCGCTGGAGATCCAGGGCGATTCGATGCTTCCCCTGTTCCGGGACGGCGATGTCCTGATCGTCTCGCCCACCGCGAGCGTGCGCAAGGGTGATCGCGTCGTCGTCCGCTTGCACGGGGGCGAGGTCCTGGCGAAGGAATTGAAGCGCCGCACGGCGCGAACCGTGGAGCTGGCATCGCTCAATCCCGAGCACGAGGATCGGACCCTGAACCTCGGCGAAGTCGCCTGGATGGCCCGTGTGATGTGGGTGCGCCAGTAG
- a CDS encoding quinone-dependent dihydroorotate dehydrogenase, protein MIGFAYPLVRPLLHRLDAERAHDLTLRGLTLMPASGSRADDPRLAVDLLGRRFPNPIGLAAGFDKGARVPDALLSLGFGFVEVGGVVPRPQPGNPRPRVFRLTADRAVINRFGLNSEGLDIVAARLRARADRPGIVGVNIGANKDAADRLADYAACTAALAPLVDFVTVNVSSPNTPGLRDLQGEAFLDELLARTVEARDASGAGAAILLKIAPDMALDALDAVCATAMRRGVQALVVSNTTVARPSSLVERGLARETGGLSGRPLFGPATRMLAQTRLRVGDSLPLVGVGGIDSAEAAWTKILAGASLVQLYSALVYEGPGLVARIKAGLLKRMNAEGITSLRQVVGRDAADLARED, encoded by the coding sequence ATGATCGGCTTCGCCTACCCGCTCGTGCGGCCGCTGCTCCACCGACTCGACGCCGAGCGCGCGCACGACCTCACCTTGCGCGGCCTCACCCTGATGCCCGCATCTGGAAGCCGGGCGGACGATCCGCGGCTCGCCGTCGACCTTCTCGGCCGACGCTTTCCGAACCCGATCGGCCTCGCGGCCGGCTTCGACAAGGGCGCCCGTGTTCCGGACGCGCTGCTGAGCCTCGGCTTCGGCTTCGTGGAAGTCGGCGGGGTGGTGCCGCGGCCGCAGCCCGGCAACCCGCGGCCCCGGGTCTTCCGGCTGACCGCCGACAGGGCGGTGATCAACCGCTTCGGCCTCAACAGCGAGGGGCTCGACATCGTGGCCGCGCGGCTGCGTGCCCGGGCGGACCGCCCCGGTATCGTCGGCGTCAATATCGGCGCCAACAAGGATGCCGCCGACCGGCTCGCCGACTACGCAGCCTGCACGGCCGCGCTCGCGCCCTTGGTCGATTTCGTCACCGTCAACGTCTCCTCGCCCAACACGCCGGGCCTGCGCGATCTTCAGGGCGAGGCCTTCCTCGACGAACTCCTCGCCCGGACCGTCGAGGCCCGCGATGCGTCGGGTGCCGGCGCGGCGATCCTGCTCAAGATCGCACCCGACATGGCGCTCGACGCCCTCGATGCCGTCTGCGCTACGGCGATGCGCCGCGGCGTGCAGGCCCTCGTCGTGTCCAACACCACGGTGGCGCGGCCGTCGAGTCTCGTCGAGCGGGGTCTCGCCAGGGAGACCGGCGGCCTGTCCGGCCGCCCGCTCTTCGGACCGGCCACCCGCATGCTGGCCCAGACTCGCCTGCGGGTCGGTGACAGCCTGCCCCTCGTCGGCGTCGGCGGAATCGATTCTGCGGAGGCCGCCTGGACCAAGATCCTGGCCGGCGCGAGCCTCGTGCAGCTCTACTCGGCCCTGGTCTACGAGGGGCCAGGCTTGGTCGCCCGCATCAAGGCGGGGCTTCTGAAGCGCATGAACGCGGAGGGGATCACGTCGCTCCGGCAAGTCGTCGGGCGCGACGCCGCGGATCTCGCTCGCGAAGACTGA
- the pdxA gene encoding 4-hydroxythreonine-4-phosphate dehydrogenase PdxA: protein MPPLALTLGDPAGIGPELALSAWLGRGGARPLPPFFLVGDSAFIERLAHRLNHHIPVAEVDPETAAEVFPRALPVVPLPSGAMVAAEPGVPDTVNAGATIESITAAVDFVKDGRASAVVTNPIAKFVLTRTGFAHPGHTEFLAALSVPPGRTPPRPVMMIWSETLAVVPVTIHVPLAAVTGLLTQDLVEETATIVVRDLRDRFGLPEPRLVLAGLNPHAGEAGTIGHEDRDVLAPAVARLRAAGIDIRGPLPADTLFHARAREAYDVALAPTHDQALIPIKTIAFDEGVNVTLGLPFVRTSPDHGTAFDIAGKGVARPDSLVAALRLADRLAANEAAGTTTVPAGGDVIPFSVYAGRPKPAGARHFDPEDEL, encoded by the coding sequence ATGCCGCCTCTCGCCCTCACCCTCGGGGATCCCGCCGGGATCGGTCCGGAACTGGCGCTCAGCGCGTGGCTTGGGCGCGGAGGTGCGCGACCCTTGCCGCCCTTCTTTCTGGTCGGCGATTCCGCTTTCATCGAGCGCCTCGCCCACCGTCTGAATCATCACATCCCGGTCGCGGAAGTCGATCCCGAGACCGCCGCCGAGGTCTTTCCGCGTGCCCTCCCCGTCGTGCCGCTGCCGAGCGGCGCCATGGTCGCGGCCGAGCCGGGTGTGCCGGACACCGTGAATGCCGGCGCCACCATCGAGTCGATCACCGCCGCGGTGGACTTCGTGAAGGACGGGCGGGCGAGCGCCGTCGTCACCAACCCGATCGCCAAGTTCGTGCTGACGCGGACCGGCTTCGCCCATCCGGGCCATACCGAATTCCTGGCCGCACTCTCGGTGCCGCCGGGCCGCACGCCGCCGCGGCCGGTCATGATGATCTGGAGCGAGACGCTGGCGGTGGTGCCGGTGACGATCCACGTCCCGCTGGCAGCGGTGACGGGCCTCCTCACCCAGGACCTCGTGGAGGAGACCGCCACCATCGTGGTCCGGGACCTGCGGGACCGGTTCGGCCTTCCGGAGCCGCGCCTCGTCCTCGCCGGCCTCAACCCGCACGCAGGAGAGGCCGGAACGATCGGTCACGAGGACCGGGACGTGCTCGCCCCGGCGGTGGCCCGGCTCCGCGCGGCCGGGATCGACATCCGCGGCCCGCTCCCGGCCGACACCCTGTTCCACGCCCGCGCCCGCGAAGCCTACGACGTCGCCCTCGCGCCGACGCACGACCAAGCCCTGATCCCGATCAAGACGATCGCGTTCGACGAGGGGGTGAACGTCACCCTGGGCCTGCCCTTCGTGCGGACTTCGCCGGACCACGGGACCGCCTTCGACATCGCCGGCAAGGGCGTCGCGCGGCCGGACAGCCTCGTGGCGGCCCTGCGTCTCGCGGACCGGCTGGCGGCCAACGAGGCCGCCGGTACCACGACCGTGCCGGCTGGCGGGGACGTCATCCCGTTCAGCGTCTATGCGGGCCGGCCGAAGCCGGCGGGCGCCCGGCATTTCGATCCGGAAGACGAACTGTGA
- a CDS encoding TIM44-like domain-containing protein — protein sequence MLTQFSRRRRVAAFMTLAAALTVAAPIAEARPGGGGSFGSRGSRTYTAPSATPTAPGGGMTMQRSQTAPSPGMGSPGMQAPAATGRRFGGGFFAGLLGAGLIGALLGGGFFGGLGGLASMIGLLFQVGLVVLVVMLALRFFRRRSEPAGAGAPYARSSLDDRPGPGPGGPAGGVPGGAGAGMFGGQRPPQTRPVQIGPADYQAFERLLGDIQDAYSREDRVTLGNLSTPEMVSYFDEELRNNAARGVVNKISDVKLLQGDLAEAWGEDRNDYATVAMRYALKDVMVERASGRVVQTDSSEATELWTFLLQPGRGWVLSAIQQTR from the coding sequence ATGCTTACCCAGTTTTCGCGTCGCCGGCGCGTGGCCGCCTTCATGACGCTGGCCGCTGCGCTGACCGTCGCGGCGCCCATCGCCGAAGCCCGTCCGGGCGGCGGCGGGTCTTTCGGGTCCCGCGGCTCGCGCACCTACACGGCGCCGTCTGCCACGCCGACTGCGCCCGGCGGCGGCATGACGATGCAGCGCTCGCAGACCGCGCCGTCCCCCGGCATGGGCAGCCCCGGCATGCAGGCTCCCGCCGCGACGGGCCGTCGTTTCGGTGGCGGCTTCTTCGCCGGCCTGCTCGGTGCCGGCCTCATCGGCGCGCTGCTCGGCGGCGGCTTCTTCGGCGGCCTCGGTGGCCTCGCCTCGATGATCGGCCTCCTTTTCCAGGTGGGCCTTGTCGTACTCGTGGTGATGCTCGCCCTGAGGTTCTTCCGTCGCCGGAGCGAACCGGCCGGGGCCGGTGCACCCTACGCGCGCTCGTCCCTCGATGATCGCCCGGGCCCGGGCCCGGGCGGCCCCGCGGGCGGCGTTCCCGGCGGTGCCGGGGCCGGCATGTTCGGTGGTCAGCGGCCCCCGCAGACGCGGCCGGTGCAGATCGGGCCGGCCGACTACCAGGCGTTCGAGCGCCTGCTCGGCGATATCCAGGACGCCTATTCCCGTGAGGACCGGGTGACCCTCGGCAACCTGTCGACGCCCGAGATGGTGAGCTACTTCGACGAGGAACTGCGCAACAACGCGGCTCGCGGCGTGGTGAACAAGATCTCGGACGTGAAGCTGCTCCAGGGCGATCTCGCGGAAGCCTGGGGCGAGGACCGCAATGACTACGCCACGGTGGCGATGCGCTACGCCCTCAAGGATGTGATGGTCGAGCGCGCCAGCGGTCGCGTCGTGCAGACGGACTCGTCCGAGGCGACGGAGCTCTGGACCTTCCTGCTCCAGCCCGGCCGCGGCTGGGTGCTCTCGGCGATCCAGCAGACCCGCTGA
- a CDS encoding DUF952 domain-containing protein: MPLIYKICPRALWKEAEAAGLFRGAPIDSQDGYIHFSTADQVVETAGRHFAGQADLLLVAVEADALGDGLRYEPSRGGALFPHLYGSLPLDAVAAVEELPLGNDGRHIFPAGLVPA; the protein is encoded by the coding sequence ATGCCGCTCATCTATAAGATCTGCCCACGCGCTCTGTGGAAGGAGGCGGAGGCCGCCGGCCTCTTCAGGGGGGCGCCGATCGACAGCCAGGACGGCTACATCCACTTCTCCACGGCGGACCAAGTCGTCGAAACGGCGGGCCGCCATTTCGCCGGACAGGCCGACCTGCTTCTCGTGGCGGTCGAGGCCGACGCCCTGGGCGATGGCCTGCGCTACGAACCCTCCCGGGGCGGGGCCCTGTTTCCCCACCTCTACGGCAGCTTGCCCCTCGACGCCGTCGCGGCGGTCGAGGAACTGCCGTTGGGCAACGATGGCCGCCACATCTTTCCGGCCGGACTCGTCCCGGCATGA